The Urocitellus parryii isolate mUroPar1 chromosome 6, mUroPar1.hap1, whole genome shotgun sequence genome includes a window with the following:
- the Mesp1 gene encoding mesoderm posterior protein 1, translating into MAHSLCPSLSLSETWLRSTDCAPARPLPPSDRGSGCSPASSPDSWGSARAGSPVPSPARPCVRSAPRAPTAGRRLGSWQRRSASEREKLRMRTLARALHELRRFLPPSMAPAGQTLTKIETLRLAIRYIDHLSAILGLSEDSLQCRLQRCVGAASPRGCVLCPDGSSMQAQTRDPGPHPDPASSKGPCWGSPPACPAPGAAPEPRSPPVMCVEATSRPGQTVEPNPSSPLFPSEVLTLLENWMPLSILEWPPA; encoded by the exons ATGGCCCATTCCCTGTGCCCGTCCCTCTCGCTCTCCGAAACCTGGTTACGGTCCACAGACTGCGCCCCTGCCCGGCCGCTGCCGCCTTCTGACAGGGGCAGCGGCTGTTCCCCTGCCTCGTCCCCGGACTCGTGGGGCAGCGCCCGGGCGGGCAGTCCCGTGCCAAGCCCAGCCCGCCCGTGCGTCCGCTCGGCCCCGCGCGCCCCGACGGCCGGTAGGCGCCTGGGCAGCTGGCAGAGGCGGAGCGCCAGCGAGCGCGAGAAGCTGCGCATGCGCACCCTCGCCCGCGCCCTGCACGAGCTGCGCCGCTTTCTGCCGCCGTCCATGGCGCCGGCGGGTCAGACCCTGACCAAGATCGAGACCCTGCGCCTGGCTATTCGCTACATCGACCACCTGTCTGCCATCCTGGGCCTCAGCGAGGACAGCTTGCAGTGCCGGCTCCAGCGGTGCGTGGGCGCGGCGTCTCCTCGGGGCTGTGTGCTCTGTCCGGACGGCAGCTCCATGCAGGCGCAGACGCGGGATCCTGGACCTCACCCGGACCCTGCCTCCAGCAAGGGACCGTGCTGGGGGTCCCCGCCTGCGTGCCCAGCACCCGGGGCCGCTCCGGAACCGCGCTCCCCGCCAGTTATGTGCGTCGAGGCGACCAGCCGGCCAGGGCAGACAGTGGAGCCGAACCCATCTTCTCCG cTCTTTCCCAGCGAAGTGCTGACCCTGCTGGAGAACTGGATGCCCCTCTCAATCCTGGAGTGGCCGCCGGCCTGA